Proteins from one Palaemon carinicauda isolate YSFRI2023 chromosome 26, ASM3689809v2, whole genome shotgun sequence genomic window:
- the LOC137620297 gene encoding cuticle protein AMP1A-like, with protein MKFVIIAALATVALAAPQYSYDAPRPQSQGGSSGLNKVIAILRDDRDQDDYGRYSVNVETANGIVMQDSGSPDGPKGAVVSSGSFSYTSPEGIPVNVRYVADENGFQPQSDLLPVAPAFPHPIPQFVLDQIAFAAQEDARQTKQISAPSGTYGAPSRFN; from the exons ATGAAGTTC GTCATCATCGCAGCCTTAGCGACCGTGGCCTTGGCCGCTCCTCAGTACAGCTACGACGCCCCACGGCCTCAGTCCCAAGGAGGAAGCTCAGGCCTCAACAAAGTGATTGCCATCCTCCGAGACGACCGTGATCAGGATGACTACGGAAGGTACAGCGTCAACGTCGAAACCGCCAACGGAATCGTTATGCAGGACTCTGGCTCTCCTGACGGACCTAAGGGAGCCGTTGTATCTTCTGGCTCTTTCTC ATACACATCTCCTGAAGGCATTCCCGTCAATGTGAGATACGTTGCTGACGAGAACGGATTCCAGCCCCAGTCCGATCTCCTGCCAGTTGCCCCTGCCTTCCCCCACCCAATCccccagttcgtcctcgaccagatcgctTTCGCTGCACAAGAAGACGCCCGTCAGACCAAGCAGATCTCAGCTCCTTCCGGAACTTATGGTGCCCCATCAAGATTCAATTAA